In the Cucurbita pepo subsp. pepo cultivar mu-cu-16 chromosome LG17, ASM280686v2, whole genome shotgun sequence genome, CCCAACTAACCTAAAGAAGCGGAAGCAATTATCTAAGGATGATTATGTGAACTCTGTAAGTTTTCTAGACACCATATTAAATCATTGCCCATTTTGGCCTAATCATAACCAAACAGTTCTAACTTAACCTCTCTATTTGCAGGGAAAGAGGAGGAAGTGAcctatttttcatctttttagacCCGTAAGATCCACcatttatctcttttttttaggCCAAACAACTCCCTATATCTTTGTTATAGCATCATCGTGATTACCGTATCGACCTTCACGTGCTAGCTAAAGCTTAGATCATCCCACCTCATATTTTTGGGATTGCCTTTTGGGAATTCTTCATTTGAGAACAAAATTTAGTTCTGCCAATATCTTGTATGCCATAGTAGATTTTTAGCTACAGATACATATTCTGCATGGCCGATGGAAGTGACTGCACGCAGGTTTTTTGATCAAAACGTTGGGGAAAAGGTAAAGCCATCCGTTTCCATGTTCTGGTCTTGTGAAGGTCAAATTTGGCATTGCAGATCCGAAAAGCAGTCGATAAAATGGTTGATCGCGTACGAAATTCTCATGCcccatttaattttctttcctaattGACGATTTTTCGTGCTACTTACTAATTAGCTGACTGTGATTGTGTAAAAATGTACTTGATACTCTAGCTTAACTTGAATCTCTCGAAACTCATGGTTTATATATACTTCTCAAGGCAAAGGTTATTTTACGAGTAGAAGTAAAGGGAAGGGGAAAGGgatttttgatatttttggtTGGGGTTTATCATCTTAATACTGGAAACCTTATTTTCTATGCTCCAAACAGTTTAGGCAGTTCAATTCTAAGGCTTAAAAATCTCCAGGAAATGAGATGTGGATACAAGTTGAATCAATAATCATTAACGCTTGGGATGGGCTAAACTTGTGATCAACGACATTGCCTCATGCTCGTAAGAGTGAAATGATTAAATATTGTATACTAtcagttgattttttttagaagcTGTAAAAGAGAGAAGTTTCTGCATCCTTATAAAGAGAATGTTTTGTCCCTCTCCATCTAatatgggatatcacaatctaaCCAATTTGGGACTCAGTATCATTGTTGACATTGTTTGGTGCCCGGTTtcgataccatttataacatttcaagCCTATCGTTAAAAtgtattgtctactttggctcATTATGTATCACAGTTaatttcacgattttaaaacatgtctactgaCTATTATGGGGATGGAGTGTCTAGCTCCAATCTGACCAGGAACCAATCATCGAACGATACAAGACATTGGTCAAAGTTTCAAGTTGACCTATCTTATATTGAGTCCCTCTTGAATTAGTTGGTGGAAGCTATCTTATACAAGTCTCATAGTGATAATCAAGCATTCCATTCAAGAATAATTATATCTATTATCATATCGGggtaattgaatttttatggAATAAagacaattttgttttttttttttttttttttttttttttttttttttttttttttgactcacttaaaaaaaaagagtagcattatatttgtttttttttataatatctaCAAATTTTCATGCATATCTTGAAAAAGGTCTCCGAAAGTAGTATGTACCCTAAGCCTTTTTTAATCTTTGATGAGGATCTAGGTAAGCTAGGTAGCCTTTTTAATCATATATTCGTAAAGAAATATGCTagaattagataaaataatatatataatatgggCAAATATAGTAAcgtctcttttcttttgtcgTTCCAATTATGACAAAAAGTAGTATCAATACTTCTAATCGTgcataatattatattctttttcatttgcctttttatttgtaaaaaaatgtttttcttttcaacttgTTATGTATCACAGTCagtttcatgattttaaaatgcatttgttaAAGAGAAGTTTACCCACTTcatctccaactaatgtgagatctcacaatccacccttttgagAGCCCAACATCTTCGCTGGCATACTGCTGAAACTTGACTGTggataccatttgttacaGCCCAaccccaccgttagtagatacaCATCactcgatgtctggctttgataccatttgtaacaactcaagctcaccgctaacagatgCTGCTctctttgacccattacgtatcgccatcaatttcacgattttaaaatgcgtctgttaggaagaagtttccacacccctccTCCCCAGTGATATCACactaacattttaaaatttttagtgaaattatattaacaaaaaaaaaatattttaaaatttgttgagAATATTTTGGGTGAATTAAGTAAGTTGACactaaaatttctcattttttaaagcCGAAATTgcatcatattatatatactGTCTGCGTGTTTGCCGCAATTTCTATGGAAACCAAAGCCCCATGGCACGATGGAGAATCAAGCAAGACACTAATAAAAAAGCTATGGAGAATAGAATTCTTAGCATTCATTTTCACATGAAATGACACATTTGAGAATAATATATACAATGTTAAGTCTTTTCAGCCCCGACACACCAACACACGTTTCGGGTGATGCTATTCACACGATGCTCTGCTTTGGCTCTAGCTCTAGCTCTAATCTTATGTTAGTCACGTTGCGTTTTTCCGCTACTTTTAAGATTCGGGTAGGTCGgcatttaaaaatactcgaCTTATGCTTCACTAACACAAATAGAAAAGTTAgagacgttttttttttttaaagttattctTTCTTAACTTATTCCCTTTTTCTATTAGCTCGTTATTCTACTCATGTATCGCAAACAAATTGGATAATAATTGAAGTTCTAGATCGAAATCAGCTCCCTCACTTATGCTaatgagattttaattttgtaatcatttgtgatgaatttcaatttcatttgaaGTGGTGGCAAAATAAAGATACTTGGTTACTTCATTATAACCGTCTAAAACCACTGCTATtagatattattcattttggctcgttatgtattaTTCTCAGCCTCACGCTCTTAAAACGTATCTattaggtagaggtttccataccttcaaccgacgtgggatctcacaatccactctccttggggacccaacgtcctcgctggtacaccgctCGGTGTTTGGTTCAGCCAaagttcactgctagcagatattgtctgttttggcacgatacgtattgtcgtcagcctcacaattatACAACACGTCCACTATGGATAGGGTCTACTGTCCTCTATCCTGTTTGAGTCACTCTCTATTCCATTCTCcgtttaaacaaaaattctcTAACCCATTTGTGTCGGGTCCAGGATTTTGGCTCTCGAGCTAAATGACATCTTGgacaaaaagttaaaagatgatgattttaattttaatttttttaattgggtaagattatttaaatattataatatatttttctaaataatttaagattgtttaataaaatacttGATTGATGTAAaagtatattataaaaaaacctTATCTTTTGGTaagtaatgttttttttaacctaaaaaggTTAACAACATTCCATGTCTGTATAAAGCTTTGCCAAAATGTTGGGAAAAAAACAGGGGAAAATATGTAAATACATTGAAGTTAAAGGACGAAACTGAAAAATGGGAAATTTCATAAGTTATCATTTCCATTACTTATTTTGACCGTTACATTGCATATTTACAACACAAAAGGAAACTAAGAAACATCAAAGCCATATAGCTCCAGCTTCCTTTAGCAATTTTTTTAGGGAGCCATTGAGATGAAGCGTCATCACGGTGTTGGCGGAGCCGATGAACTTTCCGCCGATGAACACCACGGGCACGGCGGGGCTGCAACCCAACCTCGAGAGAGCCATCTCCATTTCCTTCCCTCTTAACTCCCGATCGAGCTCGTGAATCTCCGGGCTCGCTCCTTGCTCGTAAAATAGCCTCTCGATTGCGTGACACATGCAACACGTGCTCTTGCTAAAGATCACTACGGCTTTCTTCCCGGCCATCTTTGCTACTAcgtccatttttttaaagcttagAAACGACAAAGAGATGAACTTGAATGTTAGCTAGCTTTGTAGTAGCTGAAAGGGATTGGTGTGTATTTATATAGGAAAGGAGGAGCTAAAGCCAAGCTTgaaagtatataataaaaaggttagtaaattaattaatgatatcattgaaaagaattaaagatatttcattttaatatttgcaTCCCaaccctttttgttttttcctttcttttttagggaatcattaataaaaaatgaaattaaaaccGTAAAGGAAGATATGCTCGTAAACTGTTCAACATAGCATCCGAGTGAGTTgtataatagctcaagcccaccgctagtagatattatccgctttggcccgttacgtattgccgtcagtctcacggttttaaaacatgtctgttaggagaggtttctgcacccttataatgaatgtttccttcccttctccaacgaacgtgagatctcacaatccatccctttgtggtcccagcatcctcgctagcacactgcctagtgtctggctctgataccatttgtaatagctcaagcccaccgctagtagatattgttcgctttgacccattacgaatcgccgtcagtctcacagttttaaaacatgtctgttaagagaggtttctacacccttgtaaggaatgtttccctcccctctccaacaaatgtgaaatctcacaatccgtcCCTTTGTGgtcccaacatcctcactggcacactgcccagtgtc is a window encoding:
- the LOC111779200 gene encoding monothiol glutaredoxin-S10-like, which translates into the protein MDVVAKMAGKKAVVIFSKSTCCMCHAIERLFYEQGASPEIHELDRELRGKEMEMALSRLGCSPAVPVVFIGGKFIGSANTVMTLHLNGSLKKLLKEAGAIWL